A DNA window from Methanobrevibacter ruminantium contains the following coding sequences:
- the secY gene encoding preprotein translocase subunit SecY → MILENFKPIFKLLPEVKTPIHRQDFSEKLKWTAIVLVIYYFLTQIPLYGLSPAAVDQFAQLRAVMAGSFGSILTLGIGPIVTASIVLQLLVGAKILNLDLSQHEHKAMFQSTQKLLAILFTIFEAAVLVLTGSLVPIDNSFYGIMILQLVIGAILILYLDEVVSKWGFGSGVGLFIAAGVAQTIITGIFNFLPATAASTTASGILPGFIQSIIGGAPNFAILIPLIATIIVFLMAVYGECMRIEIPISHGQVRGHGRIRGSVGKYPLKFIYASNMPVILTSALLVNVSLFASVFQKLGFPILGQVSGGRPISGLALWLTTPNSLSVLFTNPLRVLFYCIFFLACCVLFSWLWVEISGSLNAKEVAKQLYNSGIQIPGFRSSKRQLYMIMKKYIPALTILGGLFVGILAFIADLTGALGGGTGVLLTVGIVYKLYEEIAQEQLMEMHPMLRKVFE, encoded by the coding sequence ATGATTTTAGAGAATTTTAAGCCTATATTTAAGTTGCTTCCTGAGGTCAAGACTCCTATTCATAGGCAAGACTTTAGTGAAAAGCTTAAATGGACAGCTATAGTTTTAGTTATATATTACTTTTTAACTCAAATTCCTTTATATGGTTTGAGTCCAGCTGCAGTTGACCAATTTGCCCAATTAAGGGCTGTAATGGCAGGTAGTTTTGGGTCAATACTTACTTTAGGTATCGGGCCTATTGTAACTGCATCCATTGTATTGCAACTATTGGTCGGTGCAAAAATATTAAATTTAGACTTATCTCAACATGAACATAAGGCTATGTTTCAAAGTACTCAAAAATTATTAGCTATTTTATTCACAATATTCGAGGCAGCAGTTTTAGTGCTTACTGGAAGTTTAGTGCCTATTGACAATTCATTTTATGGTATTATGATTCTCCAATTGGTCATTGGGGCAATCTTGATCTTATACCTTGATGAAGTAGTATCCAAATGGGGATTCGGTAGTGGTGTAGGATTGTTCATTGCTGCAGGTGTAGCACAAACCATTATTACCGGAATATTTAACTTCTTGCCAGCTACTGCGGCATCCACTACTGCTTCAGGTATTCTTCCTGGATTCATCCAATCCATTATCGGAGGAGCTCCTAATTTCGCTATATTGATTCCATTGATTGCAACAATCATTGTATTCTTGATGGCTGTATATGGTGAATGTATGAGAATAGAAATTCCTATTTCTCATGGTCAAGTAAGAGGACACGGTAGAATTAGAGGATCTGTAGGTAAATATCCTTTGAAATTCATTTATGCAAGTAACATGCCGGTTATTTTAACAAGTGCACTTCTTGTTAACGTTTCACTTTTCGCTAGTGTATTCCAAAAGCTTGGTTTCCCTATATTAGGTCAAGTTTCTGGAGGAAGACCAATTAGTGGGCTTGCATTATGGTTAACCACTCCAAATAGTTTAAGTGTATTATTCACAAATCCATTGAGGGTATTATTCTATTGTATTTTCTTCTTAGCTTGTTGTGTACTCTTCTCATGGTTATGGGTAGAAATCAGTGGTTCTTTGAATGCAAAGGAAGTTGCAAAACAACTTTATAACTCAGGTATACAGATTCCTGGTTTCAGAAGCAGTAAAAGGCAACTTTATATGATTATGAAAAAATATATTCCAGCTCTTACAATTCTCGGTGGTTTGTTTGTAGGTATATTGGCATTTATTGCTGACTTAACTGGTGCTCTCGGTGGAGGTACTGGTGTATTGCTTACTGTAGGTATTGTATACAAGCTTTATGAGGAAATTGCTCAAGAGCAACTTATGGAAATGCACCCAATGTTAAGAAAAGTATTTGAATAG
- a CDS encoding adenylate kinase, which translates to MKLVVLTGIPGSGSTTVLKKTLEEVDYLHLNYGDIMTEIAVEKGLVENRDELRKLPADTQKEIQKEAGLRIKERSESENVIVDTHCTISTPAGFLPGLPKWVLEGLNPDTFILVEAHPDEIMVRRMSDETRQRDAEKAKDIQLHQEMNRAAAMAYATLTGATVKIINNHDNHLPSTVRKMVDLLK; encoded by the coding sequence ATGAAATTAGTAGTTTTAACTGGGATTCCAGGTTCTGGAAGTACAACTGTACTTAAAAAGACATTAGAAGAAGTAGATTATCTTCATTTAAACTATGGAGATATCATGACTGAAATCGCTGTAGAAAAAGGTCTTGTTGAAAATAGGGATGAGTTAAGAAAATTACCTGCAGACACTCAAAAAGAGATTCAAAAAGAAGCAGGGCTCAGAATTAAGGAAAGATCCGAATCTGAAAATGTAATTGTTGACACTCATTGTACTATTAGCACACCTGCTGGTTTCTTGCCAGGTCTTCCTAAATGGGTATTGGAAGGATTAAATCCGGACACTTTCATTTTAGTTGAAGCTCATCCTGATGAGATTATGGTTAGAAGAATGAGTGATGAAACCAGACAAAGAGATGCTGAAAAGGCAAAGGATATTCAGTTACATCAAGAAATGAACAGGGCTGCAGCTATGGCTTACGCTACTTTAACTGGAGCAACTGTAAAAATTATTAATAATCATGATAATCATTTGCCATCAACCGTTAGAAAAATGGTTGATCTTTTAAAATAA
- a CDS encoding DUF106 domain-containing protein, with translation MAYQGSFLLGISWLQPVFDAMNAVLNPLVQMDPTPNNPVLTVFVISLIISLLTVTAQKLLVDQDKMNEMQAKSKALQKELREAQASGDSKQMAKVQAKQMDMMSDQSEIMKMSFRPMIVTMIPILLIFAWMWQSSIKDIIVVFPPAVYYCTLTPIFHSLGQMLYGGNITTIPFGVGWLWWYFICTFGMSQIIRKFMGFKNGF, from the coding sequence ATGGCGTATCAAGGTAGTTTTTTATTAGGTATTTCCTGGCTTCAACCAGTGTTTGATGCTATGAATGCTGTTCTTAATCCATTAGTTCAAATGGATCCTACCCCTAATAACCCTGTACTTACTGTATTTGTGATATCATTAATCATATCCCTTTTAACAGTAACAGCTCAAAAATTATTAGTGGACCAGGATAAGATGAATGAAATGCAAGCTAAATCAAAAGCTTTGCAAAAAGAGTTAAGAGAAGCTCAAGCTAGTGGAGACTCTAAACAGATGGCAAAGGTTCAAGCTAAACAAATGGATATGATGTCAGACCAATCTGAAATTATGAAAATGTCATTTAGACCAATGATTGTTACTATGATTCCAATCTTATTAATCTTTGCTTGGATGTGGCAATCTTCAATAAAAGATATTATTGTTGTATTTCCTCCAGCTGTTTATTATTGTACTTTAACTCCGATTTTCCACTCATTAGGGCAAATGCTTTATGGTGGTAACATAACTACAATTCCATTTGGAGTTGGATGGTTATGGTGGTACTTCATTTGTACATTTGGAATGTCACAAATCATTAGGAAATTTATGGGATTCAAAAATGGTTTCTAG